Proteins from a genomic interval of Rubinisphaera italica:
- a CDS encoding metallophosphoesterase family protein: protein MSKDKHPTQPGRRAFLKNGALVLTAASLNPSQLLHAEENAKRLRFGLVTDLHYADKPPGGSRHYRETLHKLEEASNQFQQDQPDFIVELGDLIDAASSVDVELNYLKTVNREFSAICKNRHYVLGNHCVDTLKKEEFLGEVGQEKSYYSFDRDGFHFVVLDSCFRSDGVPYARKNFQWTDANIPAAELEWLKADLNATDKQVIVFAHQRLDVNNNHGVKNNAAVRKILESSSKVLAVFQGHSHQNDLNEIGGIHYCTMVAMVEGSGTESNGYSIIDIEPNGTIHLNGFRNQKDYNWARQA from the coding sequence ATGAGCAAAGATAAACATCCTACTCAACCTGGAAGACGAGCATTCCTCAAGAACGGGGCACTTGTACTGACAGCAGCTTCTCTAAATCCAAGTCAATTGTTGCATGCAGAAGAGAATGCAAAACGCCTGCGATTCGGACTCGTGACAGATCTGCATTATGCGGATAAACCACCCGGGGGATCACGACATTATCGAGAGACTCTCCATAAGCTTGAAGAAGCCTCAAATCAGTTTCAGCAGGATCAACCGGATTTTATTGTAGAACTCGGTGATTTGATCGATGCAGCCAGTTCAGTCGATGTCGAGCTAAATTATCTCAAGACGGTGAACCGAGAATTCTCGGCTATTTGTAAAAATCGTCATTACGTCTTAGGTAACCATTGTGTGGACACACTGAAGAAGGAAGAGTTTCTCGGAGAAGTTGGCCAGGAGAAGTCCTACTATTCGTTTGATCGCGACGGCTTCCACTTCGTCGTGCTGGACTCCTGTTTCCGCAGTGATGGCGTGCCCTACGCCCGGAAAAATTTTCAGTGGACTGATGCCAATATCCCAGCCGCTGAACTGGAATGGCTGAAGGCTGATCTCAATGCGACGGACAAGCAGGTTATAGTCTTCGCACATCAACGGCTGGACGTAAACAATAATCACGGCGTCAAGAACAATGCCGCCGTGAGAAAAATTCTCGAATCCTCCAGCAAAGTCTTAGCCGTCTTTCAAGGACACAGCCATCAGAACGACCTCAATGAAATCGGCGGTATTCACTATTGTACGATGGTCGCAATGGTCGAGGGCTCTGGTACTGAAAGTAACGGCTATTCGATTATCGACATCGAACCGAATGGAACGATTCATCTGAACGGCTTTCGCAACCAGAAAGACTACAATTGGGCCAGACAAGCATGA
- a CDS encoding SGNH/GDSL hydrolase family protein, protein MKTLLFLAFLLTASTVQGEPTNAKEAAEKEAAANQLIDEQYAALVATLSPAEQAWEQVLQENLGSFYLPIHKRQKVAGRSNAWDFVDDDPKLPRVLLIGDSVSRGYTQSVRKALAGKANVHRAPANCGPTATGLKKMDVWLGDGNWDVIHFNFGIHDRNTPITEYSERLEQLVERMQKTGAKIIWASTTPIPDDESKKQTAQSIVDRNEAAAQIMAKHGVATDDLFTLITPHLEEMQNPNDVHFNSAGYEFLGQRVGEAILKALK, encoded by the coding sequence ATGAAAACACTTCTTTTTCTCGCATTTTTACTCACCGCTTCGACCGTTCAAGGCGAGCCCACCAACGCGAAAGAAGCTGCAGAAAAGGAGGCAGCAGCCAATCAACTGATCGATGAACAGTACGCTGCTCTCGTCGCGACACTTTCACCAGCAGAGCAAGCCTGGGAGCAAGTCCTGCAGGAAAATCTTGGCAGCTTCTATTTGCCAATTCATAAGCGTCAAAAAGTAGCGGGACGTTCCAATGCCTGGGATTTCGTCGATGATGATCCGAAACTCCCCCGTGTACTACTTATTGGAGATTCGGTTTCACGTGGCTATACACAAAGCGTTCGTAAGGCTTTGGCAGGTAAGGCGAATGTTCATCGTGCTCCAGCAAACTGCGGTCCGACTGCGACGGGCTTGAAGAAGATGGACGTCTGGCTGGGCGATGGCAATTGGGATGTCATCCACTTTAACTTTGGAATTCATGACCGAAATACTCCGATTACTGAGTACAGTGAGCGTCTGGAACAGCTTGTTGAACGAATGCAGAAGACCGGTGCGAAAATCATTTGGGCCAGCACGACTCCAATCCCCGATGACGAATCGAAAAAACAAACCGCACAGTCAATCGTCGATCGAAACGAGGCAGCTGCTCAGATTATGGCCAAACACGGTGTCGCGACTGACGACCTCTTCACCCTAATCACACCTCATCTGGAGGAAATGCAGAACCCCAATGACGTTCATTTCAATAGTGCAGGCTACGAGTTTCTCGGACAACGCGTGGGAGAGGCGATTTTGAAAGCTTTGAAATAA